A part of Vulpes vulpes isolate BD-2025 chromosome 15, VulVul3, whole genome shotgun sequence genomic DNA contains:
- the C15H10orf53 gene encoding UPF0728 protein C10orf53 homolog, giving the protein MPKDAVVTVRYGPYSAVGLPVEYHPFRLEGLQAVLARDGHKVILEKIEDWNVVELMVNEEIIFHCNIKDLEFGGDGKLDPLCEEARIAVLNAY; this is encoded by the exons ATGCCGAAGGACGCCGTGGTCACCGTGCGCTACGGGCCCTACAGCGCGGTCGGGCTGCCTGTGGAGTACCACCCCTTCCGCCTAGAGGGCCTGCAAG CTGTGTTGGCCAGAGATGGACACAAAGTCATCCTAGAGAAGATAGAAGACTGGAATGTGGTTGAACTCATGGTAAATGAAGAAATCATTTTCCACTGTAACATCAAAGATTTGGAGTTTG GAGGTGATGGCAAACTAGACCCGCTGTGTGAAGAGGCCAGGATAGCTGTCCTAAATGCCTACTGA